The proteins below are encoded in one region of Winogradskyella helgolandensis:
- a CDS encoding DUF779 domain-containing protein: MKRVKITDKAAEIVKQLQAKHGDLIFHQSGGCCDGSAPMIFEEGEMYLDESDILLGAVEGVNFYMNQDQFEYWKHTHLTVDITEGRGASFSLEIPLGLRFLIHSRLLTEEEEAYFNMKVE; the protein is encoded by the coding sequence ATGAAACGCGTAAAAATAACAGATAAAGCAGCAGAAATAGTTAAGCAACTTCAAGCGAAACATGGTGATTTAATTTTTCATCAAAGTGGAGGTTGTTGTGATGGTTCTGCGCCAATGATTTTTGAAGAAGGAGAGATGTATCTAGATGAAAGTGATATTCTTTTAGGTGCAGTTGAAGGCGTGAATTTTTATATGAATCAAGATCAATTCGAATATTGGAAACATACCCACTTAACCGTTGATATCACAGAAGGTAGAGGTGCCAGTTTTTCATTAGAGATTCCTTTAGGTCTTCGATTTTTAATTCATTCCCGATTATTAACAGAAGAAGAGGAAGCTTACTTTAATATGAAAGTGGAATAA
- a CDS encoding aldehyde dehydrogenase family protein has protein sequence MSYSKPKFKEKYSNFINGKFVPPVGGDYFENTSPIDGSVIAKYPRSQKEDIENAVEAANAAKEAWGNTSATERATLLNKVADIIEANLEEFALVETCDNGKPIRETLNADIPLAVDHWRYFAACIRAEEGSATELDQNTLSMNIKEPLGVIGQIIPWNFPLLMLSWKLPPALATGNCVVLKPAEQTPSSATLLMEKIADVFPPGVLNIVHGFGPEAGKPLASSSKIDKVAFTGETTTGQLIMQYASKNLNPVTMELGGKSPNIFFNSVMDEDDAFLDKAIEGAVLFAFNKGEVCTCPSRILVQEDIYDAFMERVVARTNAIIQDNPYDVNTQVGAQASNDQYEKIQSYFKIGKDEGAKVLTGGEANKLDGDLANGYYIKPTILEGHNKMRVFQEEIFGPVVCVTKFKDEAEALEIANDTMYGLGAGVWTRDAHQLYQIPRAIKAGRVWVNCYHAYPAHAPFGGYKKSGFGRENHLMMMSHYRQTKNMLISYDKNKLGFF, from the coding sequence ATGAGCTATTCTAAGCCAAAATTTAAAGAGAAGTATTCTAATTTTATAAACGGAAAATTTGTGCCACCAGTTGGTGGTGATTATTTTGAAAATACATCTCCAATCGATGGAAGTGTAATCGCAAAATATCCAAGATCACAAAAAGAAGATATAGAAAATGCAGTAGAAGCTGCAAATGCAGCAAAAGAAGCTTGGGGAAATACATCAGCAACCGAACGCGCTACGCTTTTAAATAAAGTAGCTGATATTATAGAAGCGAATTTAGAAGAATTTGCACTTGTAGAAACTTGTGATAATGGAAAACCAATCCGCGAAACTCTAAACGCAGATATTCCTTTAGCTGTAGATCATTGGCGTTATTTTGCAGCATGCATCAGAGCAGAAGAAGGTAGTGCTACGGAGTTAGATCAAAATACCTTATCCATGAATATTAAAGAACCACTTGGTGTCATTGGTCAAATTATTCCATGGAATTTCCCTTTATTAATGTTGTCTTGGAAATTACCTCCAGCATTAGCAACAGGGAACTGCGTTGTATTAAAACCAGCGGAACAAACGCCATCTTCAGCCACATTATTAATGGAGAAAATTGCAGATGTTTTTCCTCCAGGTGTATTAAATATTGTTCATGGTTTTGGTCCAGAAGCCGGAAAACCTTTAGCGTCGAGTTCTAAAATAGATAAAGTAGCCTTTACAGGTGAAACAACAACAGGGCAATTAATTATGCAGTACGCGTCTAAAAATCTAAATCCTGTGACTATGGAATTAGGTGGGAAGTCTCCAAATATATTCTTTAATAGTGTAATGGATGAAGATGATGCGTTTTTAGACAAAGCAATTGAAGGTGCTGTTTTATTTGCCTTTAATAAAGGTGAGGTTTGTACCTGTCCTTCAAGAATTTTAGTGCAAGAAGATATTTATGATGCTTTTATGGAGCGCGTAGTAGCAAGAACAAATGCAATTATTCAGGATAATCCTTATGATGTAAACACGCAGGTTGGTGCGCAAGCGTCTAACGATCAGTATGAAAAAATACAATCGTATTTTAAAATTGGAAAAGATGAAGGAGCAAAAGTATTAACAGGTGGTGAAGCTAATAAATTAGATGGCGATTTAGCTAATGGATATTATATTAAGCCTACGATTTTAGAAGGTCATAATAAGATGCGTGTTTTTCAAGAAGAGATTTTTGGACCAGTTGTTTGTGTCACTAAGTTTAAAGATGAAGCGGAAGCATTAGAAATTGCTAACGACACTATGTATGGTCTTGGAGCCGGTGTTTGGACCAGAGATGCCCATCAATTATATCAAATACCAAGAGCTATTAAAGCGGGTCGTGTTTGGGTAAATTGTTATCATGCTTATCCCGCACATGCACCATTTGGTGGCTATAAAAAATCTGGATTCGGTAGAGAGAATCATTTAATGATGATGAGTCATTATAGACAAACTAAAAACATGTTAATCTCTTATGATAAGAACAAGTTAGGTTTCTTTTAG
- a CDS encoding alanine/glycine:cation symporter family protein yields MEFLNELLSDFSSLAWGLPLLILLIGGGLYLLIRSHFLPFRYLGHALNVLRGKYDDPNDPGEISHFQALTTALSATVGMGNIAGVAVAISIGGPGAVFWMWISAVIGMSTKFFTSTLAIMYRGKDSAGELQGGPMYFIMEGLGKSWKPLAVFFSFCGLIGALPVFNVNQLTQALNDILLIPNGVQVGLYTNLTIGVILVFITGLVILGGIKRIGSVASRLVPSMVALYFLLVIIILIAHNDVLLYYLKLIFTDAFAANYYPKDDTFLGGVIGALILHGIKRGAFSNEAGIGTAPMAHGAAKTDEPIREGLVAMLGPAIDTLIVCTLTALAILVTGVWETTSDNGVSLTASAFDDVMPNYGKYLLLVCIAVFSMSSLFSYSYYGTKCMSFLFGADKKHYYNYFYILSIFIGATTSLSMMINLIDGVFALMAIPTMLATLILAPKVLIELKAYIKRLKNE; encoded by the coding sequence ATGGAATTTTTAAACGAACTACTCAGCGACTTTTCATCTTTAGCTTGGGGATTACCCTTGCTTATTTTATTAATTGGTGGAGGCTTATATTTATTAATACGCTCTCATTTTTTACCGTTTCGGTATTTAGGGCATGCCTTAAATGTACTTAGGGGAAAATATGACGACCCAAATGATCCTGGTGAAATATCGCATTTTCAAGCCTTAACAACGGCATTATCTGCAACTGTAGGCATGGGAAACATTGCAGGTGTTGCGGTTGCTATTTCAATTGGTGGACCAGGTGCTGTTTTTTGGATGTGGATTAGTGCTGTGATTGGGATGTCTACAAAATTCTTTACTTCTACCTTAGCAATAATGTATCGAGGTAAAGATAGTGCTGGCGAACTTCAAGGAGGACCAATGTATTTTATTATGGAAGGTTTAGGGAAATCATGGAAGCCTTTAGCTGTGTTTTTTAGTTTCTGTGGCCTTATAGGCGCCTTGCCTGTTTTTAATGTGAATCAATTGACGCAAGCTTTAAATGATATTTTATTAATTCCGAATGGTGTACAAGTAGGCTTATATACGAATCTCACTATTGGTGTTATTTTGGTGTTTATTACTGGTTTAGTAATTTTAGGAGGTATTAAACGAATTGGTTCCGTTGCTTCTCGTTTAGTACCAAGTATGGTGGCTCTATATTTTCTATTGGTTATTATCATTCTTATAGCACATAACGATGTGTTATTATATTATTTGAAACTTATATTTACAGACGCCTTCGCTGCTAACTATTATCCTAAAGATGATACCTTTTTAGGAGGTGTTATAGGTGCTTTAATTCTTCATGGTATAAAACGTGGAGCATTTTCTAATGAAGCCGGAATTGGTACAGCTCCAATGGCACATGGTGCAGCCAAAACAGATGAGCCTATTCGCGAAGGATTAGTTGCTATGCTAGGACCTGCAATAGATACTTTAATTGTTTGTACACTTACGGCTTTAGCTATTTTGGTTACTGGTGTTTGGGAAACGACTTCTGATAACGGAGTGAGTCTTACGGCATCAGCTTTTGATGATGTTATGCCTAACTATGGTAAATATCTGTTGTTAGTCTGTATTGCTGTATTTAGTATGAGCTCGCTATTTTCTTACTCATATTATGGTACAAAATGTATGTCGTTTCTTTTTGGAGCGGATAAAAAGCACTATTATAATTACTTCTATATCTTGAGTATTTTCATCGGAGCTACAACGAGCTTAAGCATGATGATTAACCTTATTGATGGTGTGTTTGCTCTAATGGCGATTCCGACGATGTTGGCAACGTTAATCTTAGCTCCAAAAGTGTTAATTGAGCTCAAAGCGTATATCAAACGACTAAAAAATGAGTGA
- a CDS encoding DUF4212 domain-containing protein, with the protein MNDNQKNASAYWKENVKYLFILLAIWFVVSFGCGILFREELNQFKLGGFKLGFWFAQQGSIYVFVILIFVYVRLMNKLDKKYGYDE; encoded by the coding sequence ATGAATGACAATCAGAAAAACGCATCAGCGTACTGGAAAGAAAATGTGAAGTATTTATTTATACTTCTCGCAATATGGTTTGTGGTGTCCTTTGGATGCGGCATTCTATTTAGGGAGGAACTCAACCAATTTAAGCTCGGAGGATTTAAGCTTGGCTTTTGGTTTGCCCAACAAGGTTCCATATATGTATTTGTGATACTGATTTTTGTTTACGTCAGATTAATGAATAAACTAGATAAAAAATACGGTTACGACGAGTAA
- a CDS encoding transposase-like zinc-binding domain-containing protein — protein MTIDLCPNCGSDQYVKSGIVNKRQRYKCKKCNYYFTVNKIGKKIDDYYVNKSLQLYLEGLTYREIERILGISHVSVMNWVKKYNIKRPYNSNYHPTYKILNANELGRYFLDTNNLKGAGVVVTELGDKFMLIKWERFKD, from the coding sequence ATGACTATAGATTTATGTCCAAATTGTGGTAGTGATCAGTATGTTAAGAGTGGAATTGTCAATAAAAGACAACGTTATAAATGTAAAAAATGCAACTACTATTTCACAGTTAATAAAATAGGAAAGAAGATAGATGACTATTACGTTAATAAATCACTACAACTTTATTTAGAAGGACTTACCTACAGGGAAATTGAACGGATTCTCGGGATTTCTCATGTCAGTGTCATGAATTGGGTTAAAAAATACAATATTAAGCGTCCTTATAACTCTAATTATCATCCCACTTACAAAATTCTAAACGCTAATGAGCTTGGTAGATATTTTTTAGATACAAATAATTTAAAGGGTGCAGGTGTTGTGGTGACTGAGTTAGGAGATAAATTTATGCTCATAAAATGGGAGCGATTTAAAGATTAG
- a CDS encoding AraC family transcriptional regulator, with translation MSNLLTQHKSHRKLTTLVENRTTYNAEYAELNIYETHAIAEKVSLTFDFPIIASMLTGKKIMHLDGFDAFDFFPGESVVMPTNKEMVIDFPIATKNKPTQCLALGIDAFKILEVVEKFNHNVAIENENNTWDLDKTTSHLINNVDVNHLLERLTYTFTNSNKSKDVLLDLMIQELIIRLLQTKAKSLIVNDTHIFNDTRIGTVIKFIKENLTNKDITVDLLAKKAYMSTSHFHKQFKNTLGISPIDYINSEKIKFSKKLIKTSQNMRMSDIAFQSGFNNTSYFNRQFKKMEMMTPQQFKASISK, from the coding sequence ATGAGCAACTTATTAACGCAACATAAAAGCCACAGAAAACTTACTACGTTAGTAGAAAATAGGACGACTTACAATGCTGAATATGCAGAACTTAATATATACGAAACACATGCGATTGCTGAGAAAGTGTCTTTAACATTCGACTTTCCTATTATAGCAAGTATGCTCACTGGAAAAAAAATAATGCATTTGGATGGTTTTGATGCTTTCGACTTTTTCCCAGGAGAATCTGTTGTTATGCCTACCAATAAAGAAATGGTTATTGATTTTCCAATTGCTACAAAAAATAAACCAACACAGTGTTTAGCTTTAGGCATCGATGCTTTTAAAATTTTAGAAGTTGTAGAAAAATTTAACCACAATGTGGCTATCGAAAATGAAAACAACACTTGGGATTTAGATAAAACCACATCACATCTTATAAATAATGTAGATGTAAATCATTTATTGGAACGACTAACGTACACTTTTACTAATAGTAATAAATCTAAAGATGTCTTGCTAGATTTAATGATTCAAGAGTTAATTATAAGATTACTTCAAACCAAAGCTAAATCTCTTATTGTAAATGACACTCATATTTTTAATGACACTAGGATTGGTACCGTTATTAAATTTATTAAAGAAAATTTAACGAACAAGGATATTACTGTAGATCTGTTGGCGAAGAAAGCCTACATGAGCACCTCTCACTTTCATAAGCAGTTTAAAAACACCTTAGGCATTTCTCCTATTGACTATATCAATTCAGAAAAAATTAAGTTTTCTAAAAAGCTCATCAAAACATCCCAAAACATGAGGATGTCTGACATTGCTTTTCAATCTGGATTTAATAACACGAGTTATTTCAACAGACAATTTAAGAAAATGGAAATGATGACTCCTCAGCAATTTAAAGCTTCTATAAGCAAATAA
- a CDS encoding heparan-alpha-glucosaminide N-acetyltransferase domain-containing protein: MSTNRLYFIDAVRAFAILMMLQGHFIDTLLNVSYRNHSYTAFKVWEYTRGITAPTFFTISGLIFSYLLIRAKLNGTIEKRMHKGLIRGFMLIGIGYLLRAPIFEWLTGKFPDSFLVVDVLQCIGLSLILIVFIYRLTLKKTLVFSIVMLLLGLTIFMLEPLYRHLELPEVPMVFSNYLSKANGSIFNIIPWFGYVAFGGFIATLFYRYVERPKFKIAIVSGFFVIGIALIFGSSETLMKLYYVSDLSILKEVAYYNYLFTRLGNVLIIFSLFYLAENYIKQPLILKIGQKTLSIYVIHFIIIYGSLTGFGLHQLIGRALEPWQAIIGAILFLSVVCFISFYYAKTNEFVYLNLQKIIDKIRR; the protein is encoded by the coding sequence TTGAGCACAAACCGCCTATATTTCATAGATGCCGTAAGAGCATTTGCTATCTTAATGATGCTTCAAGGACATTTTATAGATACTCTTTTAAACGTTTCATACAGAAATCATAGCTATACAGCTTTTAAAGTTTGGGAATACACAAGAGGTATTACTGCACCAACTTTTTTCACTATTTCGGGTCTCATTTTTTCATATTTATTAATAAGAGCAAAGCTTAATGGAACAATTGAGAAGCGAATGCATAAAGGCCTAATACGAGGATTTATGCTTATTGGTATCGGTTATCTATTGCGAGCCCCAATTTTTGAATGGTTAACAGGTAAATTTCCCGATTCCTTTTTAGTTGTAGATGTTTTACAATGTATTGGACTCTCCCTTATACTAATTGTTTTTATTTACAGGCTCACATTAAAAAAAACTTTGGTATTTTCTATAGTGATGTTACTACTTGGTTTAACCATTTTTATGTTAGAACCCTTGTATCGCCATTTAGAATTACCTGAGGTTCCTATGGTGTTCTCAAACTATTTATCTAAAGCAAACGGTTCCATTTTTAATATAATTCCTTGGTTTGGTTATGTAGCCTTTGGTGGTTTTATTGCAACATTATTTTATCGTTATGTAGAACGTCCTAAGTTTAAAATAGCCATTGTATCTGGTTTTTTTGTTATTGGAATTGCACTTATTTTCGGTTCTTCTGAAACATTAATGAAACTATACTATGTCTCTGATTTATCAATTTTAAAAGAGGTTGCTTATTATAATTATTTATTTACTAGACTAGGAAATGTGTTAATCATCTTTTCTCTGTTTTATTTAGCGGAGAATTATATTAAACAACCATTAATTCTAAAAATTGGACAAAAAACACTATCCATTTATGTCATTCATTTCATTATCATTTATGGTAGTCTTACTGGTTTTGGATTGCATCAACTTATTGGTAGAGCTTTAGAGCCTTGGCAAGCTATTATCGGTGCCATACTGTTTCTTTCAGTAGTTTGTTTTATTTCATTTTATTATGCAAAAACGAATGAATTTGTATATTTAAATTTGCAGAAAATCATAGATAAAATTAGACGTTAA
- a CDS encoding sodium:solute symporter family protein yields MSVQFWTWLLVGITFALYFGIAIWARAGSTKEFYVAGGGVSPLANGMATAADWMSAASFISMAGIISFAGYDGSVYLMGWTGGYVLLALLLAPYLRKFGKFTVPDFIGDRYYSNTARTVAVMCALIVSFTYVAGQMRGVGIVFSQFLQIDITYGVLIGMTVVLVFALLGGMKGITYTQVAQYCVLIFAFMVPAFFISFQMTGNIIPQIGMGGKVEGGAFLLDKLDTLHTELGFNEYTSGTKSTWDVFAITLALMAGTAGLPHVIVRFFTVPKVKDARKSAGYALFLIAILYTTAPAIAVFSRTNLIETVSNQRYDEIPVWFKNWENTGLIAWSDKNGDGKIQYVAGNSLSGSKPIYDDARGEHGERIVTNNSDEVNELYVDRDIMVLANPEIANLPNWVIGLVAAGGLAAALSTAAGLLLVISTSVSHDLIKKQLRPNISDKGELLAARVSIFVAIVIAGYFGVNPPGFVAAVVALAFGLAAASFFPAIILGIFDKRMNKEGAIAGMIVGMSLMLYYMMRFKLDMFGGGTSEDWWFGTSPEGFGTIAMCVNFVISIVISRVSVAPPQEVQDMVESIRIPSGAGEAQDH; encoded by the coding sequence ATGAGTGTACAATTTTGGACATGGTTATTAGTAGGGATTACTTTTGCCTTATATTTTGGAATCGCAATTTGGGCAAGAGCAGGCTCTACAAAAGAATTTTATGTTGCAGGAGGCGGAGTGTCTCCATTAGCAAATGGTATGGCAACTGCTGCCGATTGGATGAGTGCCGCCTCCTTTATAAGTATGGCAGGTATTATTTCCTTTGCAGGTTATGATGGCTCAGTTTATCTTATGGGATGGACAGGCGGTTATGTGCTTTTAGCTTTATTATTGGCACCTTACCTAAGGAAGTTTGGAAAGTTTACTGTACCAGATTTTATTGGAGATAGATACTACTCAAACACAGCAAGAACAGTTGCTGTTATGTGTGCTCTAATAGTTTCATTTACATATGTTGCAGGTCAGATGAGAGGTGTTGGAATTGTATTTTCTCAATTCTTACAAATCGATATTACTTATGGTGTTCTTATAGGAATGACCGTAGTTTTGGTATTTGCTTTATTGGGCGGAATGAAAGGTATTACCTATACACAAGTAGCACAATATTGTGTGTTGATTTTTGCTTTTATGGTACCAGCATTTTTTATTTCATTTCAAATGACAGGAAATATTATTCCTCAAATCGGAATGGGAGGTAAGGTTGAAGGTGGTGCGTTTCTATTAGATAAGCTAGATACGTTACATACCGAATTAGGATTTAACGAATATACAAGTGGAACAAAAAGCACATGGGATGTTTTTGCAATTACTTTAGCATTAATGGCAGGAACCGCAGGATTACCGCATGTAATTGTTCGCTTTTTTACAGTCCCTAAAGTGAAGGATGCACGTAAATCTGCAGGATACGCCTTGTTTTTAATTGCCATTCTTTATACAACAGCACCAGCAATCGCTGTTTTCTCGAGAACAAACTTAATTGAAACTGTAAGTAATCAACGTTATGATGAAATTCCGGTTTGGTTTAAAAATTGGGAAAATACGGGATTAATTGCTTGGTCTGATAAAAATGGTGATGGTAAAATTCAATACGTTGCAGGAAACTCATTATCTGGTAGCAAACCAATTTATGACGACGCTAGAGGAGAACATGGTGAACGTATTGTAACTAATAATAGTGATGAAGTCAATGAGTTATACGTAGATAGAGATATCATGGTATTAGCAAATCCTGAAATTGCAAATTTACCGAATTGGGTAATTGGATTAGTAGCAGCAGGTGGCTTAGCCGCAGCATTATCAACAGCAGCAGGATTATTATTAGTGATTTCTACATCTGTTTCTCACGATTTAATTAAAAAGCAATTACGACCAAATATTTCTGATAAAGGTGAATTGTTAGCCGCAAGAGTTTCAATATTTGTAGCGATTGTTATTGCTGGTTATTTTGGAGTTAATCCACCAGGATTTGTCGCCGCAGTCGTCGCGCTCGCCTTCGGGCTCGCAGCCGCCTCCTTTTTTCCTGCCATTATCTTAGGAATATTTGATAAACGGATGAATAAAGAAGGTGCTATTGCTGGAATGATCGTTGGTATGAGTTTAATGTTATACTACATGATGCGCTTTAAACTCGATATGTTTGGAGGTGGAACCAGTGAAGATTGGTGGTTTGGTACATCACCTGAAGGTTTTGGAACTATTGCCATGTGTGTCAATTTTGTTATCTCTATAGTGATATCTAGAGTGTCAGTTGCACCACCTCAAGAAGTTCAAGATATGGTTGAAAGTATCAGAATACCTTCTGGCGCTGGTGAAGCTCAAGATCATTAA
- a CDS encoding mechanosensitive ion channel family protein yields the protein MKRSIQLIICLLLILIFFNIEGVFDFMNSLSNFEDYESSLLVPQKHNFLIICFAWLLIIFLKNGKALFLKRYDISAEDNLKARKMYTQINLLEKIIIFIIGLLAIGFILLSFDSIKKIGYGIFASAGLAGIIIGLSAQKVVGALLAGIQIAFTQPFRIDDAVVVENEWGWIEEINLTYVVVRLWDKRRLVLPSTYFLENPFQNWTRNSADIIGSVFLHTDYHVPFDALRTELTKILENTVLWDKQVNVLQVTDSKETTIEIRILVSAKNSPTAWDLRVHVREKMIEFIQKNYPKSLPRTRVYLDSDHTNNKAS from the coding sequence ATGAAAAGATCCATTCAATTGATTATATGCCTCCTTTTAATTCTAATATTTTTCAATATAGAAGGTGTTTTCGACTTCATGAATTCACTTTCAAATTTTGAAGATTATGAAAGCTCCTTGTTAGTCCCGCAAAAACATAATTTCCTAATTATTTGCTTTGCATGGTTACTAATAATTTTCTTAAAAAATGGAAAAGCGCTCTTTTTAAAACGTTACGATATTTCTGCTGAAGACAATCTTAAAGCTAGAAAGATGTATACGCAAATTAATCTACTAGAGAAAATTATCATTTTCATTATTGGGCTATTAGCTATAGGATTTATTCTACTCTCATTTGATAGTATTAAAAAAATCGGATACGGAATTTTTGCTTCTGCTGGTTTAGCCGGAATTATTATTGGTTTATCAGCTCAAAAAGTGGTTGGCGCATTGCTAGCCGGTATTCAAATAGCCTTTACACAACCCTTTAGAATTGATGATGCTGTAGTTGTAGAAAACGAATGGGGTTGGATTGAAGAAATTAATCTCACCTATGTGGTAGTACGTCTATGGGATAAAAGACGACTTGTATTACCATCCACTTACTTTTTGGAAAATCCTTTTCAAAACTGGACTCGCAATTCTGCCGATATAATTGGATCTGTTTTTCTACATACCGATTATCATGTGCCTTTTGATGCCTTGCGAACAGAATTAACAAAAATATTAGAAAATACAGTACTTTGGGATAAACAAGTAAATGTTTTACAGGTAACAGACTCAAAAGAAACCACAATTGAAATTAGAATTTTAGTAAGTGCCAAAAACTCACCTACGGCATGGGATTTACGTGTACATGTTCGTGAAAAAATGATAGAATTTATTCAGAAAAACTACCCAAAAAGCTTACCGCGAACACGTGTTTATCTCGATAGTGATCATACCAACAACAAAGCCTCATAG